The following coding sequences are from one Sander lucioperca isolate FBNREF2018 chromosome 2, SLUC_FBN_1.2, whole genome shotgun sequence window:
- the rogdi gene encoding protein rogdi homolog — MLNPQRSLSELPKMSAASQVERAVLEEEFNWLLKEEVHAVLKQLQDVLKEASRRFSAPTPGLETQLKQENFILGSSTMDQVKGVLTLQGEALTQADINLKVAKSSQVLHFQFREDKLWKLQQIQDARNHVTQALQLLSSRDDSYHFKTGAEVNKLMDAVMLQLTRARNRLTTPASMTLPELATSGLMKMFTPPMPGDVMVNFYINLSKLCLTVYQLHVLPPNTTKNFKPAGSSVLHNPGAMFELNNNRFEVSHVHKVECVVPWLNDTLVFFTISLQLCQQLKDKISVFSSFWNYRAF, encoded by the exons ATGCTCAACCCGCAGAGGTCTCTCTCCGAGCTGCCCAAGATGTCTGCTGCCAGTCAAGTAGAAAGAGCTGTGTTG GAGGAGGAATTCAACTGGCTGCTTAAAGAAGAAGTGCATGCTGTCCTGAAGCAGCTCCAGGATGTCCTCAAG GAGGCATCGAGACGTTTCTCCGCGCCGACGCCGGGCCTGGAGACTCAGCTCAAACAGGAAAACTTCATTCTCGGCAGCTCAAC cATGGATCAAGTGAAGGGGGTGCTGACTCTGCAGGGAGAGGCTCTGACTCAGGCT GACATAAACCTGAAGGTTGCAAAGAGCAGCCAAGTGTTGCACTTCCAGTTCAGAGAGGACAAGCTGTGGAAACTGCAGCAG ATTCAGGATGCCAGGAACCATGTGACCCAGGCCCTGCAGTTACTTAGCAGCCGTGATGACAGCTACCACTTCAAGACAGGGGCTGAGGTTAATAAG CTCATGGATGCAGTGATGCTTCAGCTGACGAGAGCACGGAACCGCCTCACCACCCCAGCCTCCATGACGCTGCCGGAGCTGGCCACCAGTGGTCTGATG AAAATGTTCACTCCTCCCATGCCTGGGGATGTGATGGTGAACTTTTACATCAACTTAAGCAAACTGTGCCTGACTGTCTACCAGCTTCATGTGCTGCCTCCCAACACCACTAAG AATTTCAAGCCAGCTGGAAGCTCAGTGTTGCACAACCCAGGAGCAATGTT CGAGCTCAACAACAACCGCTTTGAGGTGAGCCACGTCCACAAGGTGGAGTGTGTGGTGCCGTGGCTGAACGACACGCTGGTGTTCTTCACCATCTCGCTGCAGCTCTGCCAGCAGCTCAAGGACAAG